In Aurantimicrobium minutum, the following proteins share a genomic window:
- a CDS encoding O-methyltransferase translates to MTHNELTWKFLNEFDVESSTQAQARAISLEHGLNPISPAVGAQLALVAAATNATNMIEIGTGCGLSGLWLLSGAPEATLTSIDPEFEYHEQAREFFTEAGFPASRVRLITGKALDVLPRMNENSYDVVLVDGDPNQVEQNVEHALRLVRVGGTVLVPHILHDGDVANPAKRTAAVNGLRAVLTAAQESENIVAALSPAGDGLLQFTKIS, encoded by the coding sequence GTGACACACAACGAACTAACGTGGAAGTTCCTCAACGAATTTGATGTTGAGTCGAGCACCCAGGCACAAGCCCGCGCTATTTCCCTCGAACACGGCTTAAACCCCATCAGTCCAGCTGTCGGAGCACAGCTTGCTTTGGTCGCTGCTGCAACAAATGCAACCAACATGATTGAGATTGGCACCGGTTGTGGCCTGTCTGGTTTGTGGCTTCTTTCCGGTGCTCCTGAGGCAACCCTGACCTCCATTGACCCCGAGTTTGAATACCACGAGCAGGCTCGTGAATTCTTTACCGAAGCAGGTTTCCCCGCCAGCCGCGTGCGTCTCATCACCGGCAAGGCGCTTGATGTTCTTCCTCGCATGAACGAGAACAGCTACGACGTTGTCCTCGTCGACGGTGACCCCAACCAGGTTGAACAGAACGTTGAACACGCATTGCGCCTAGTTCGTGTGGGTGGAACTGTGCTTGTTCCCCACATCCTGCACGATGGCGACGTAGCCAATCCAGCCAAGCGCACAGCAGCAGTGAACGGATTGCGAGCCGTACTCACCGCTGCACAAGAATCCGAGAACATCGTGGCTGCTCTCTCCCCTGCAGGTGACGGCCTGCTGCAGTTCACTAAAATTTCCTAA
- a CDS encoding Ada metal-binding domain-containing protein, with the protein MPTPQFYGVTTTGIYCRFGCPSRTPRPENVVYLNSTQDAQVLGLRPCKRCRPDQLTAPHQAFHEFVASQLVILAQQHPAHSIKEYAAALSISTRQLERIILLQTGFSPRAYLNSSTPASLSERIST; encoded by the coding sequence ATGCCCACACCACAGTTCTACGGAGTGACCACGACAGGAATCTATTGTCGTTTTGGGTGCCCTTCACGAACTCCTCGGCCCGAGAACGTGGTGTATCTCAACTCAACGCAGGATGCCCAAGTTCTCGGTTTGCGCCCCTGTAAACGATGTAGACCTGATCAACTCACCGCCCCGCACCAGGCCTTCCACGAATTCGTTGCTTCGCAATTAGTGATTCTCGCCCAGCAACATCCTGCACACTCCATTAAGGAATATGCAGCTGCACTGTCCATATCTACGCGCCAGTTGGAGCGGATTATCTTGCTTCAAACAGGCTTTTCTCCTCGGGCATACCTCAACAGCAGCACGCCTGCGTCCCTCTCTGAAAGAATCAGCACATGA
- a CDS encoding DUF3117 domain-containing protein, with protein sequence MAAMKPRTGDGPMEAVKEGRLIIVRVPLEGGGRLVVSVNDAEAKELHDVLAKVVNPA encoded by the coding sequence ATGGCTGCAATGAAGCCACGGACTGGCGACGGTCCCATGGAGGCTGTCAAGGAAGGTCGCCTGATTATTGTGCGCGTTCCTCTCGAGGGTGGTGGCCGTTTGGTCGTCTCCGTCAACGACGCTGAAGCGAAGGAGCTTCACGACGTACTGGCCAAGGTTGTAAACCCCGCCTAG
- a CDS encoding methylated-DNA--[protein]-cysteine S-methyltransferase gives MSATFATIDSPLGRIELTSDGEAITFLSIEGVEGSPHGRLQHGGRPGTPDAVITQAIKELSEYFAGTRKDFDVPVKLVGTPFQQAIWHELLAIPYGGHASYGDLATRAGNPKAARAVGGAVGANPVPIIVPCHRILAGNSKLTGYSGGSGVPTKIQLLDIEGIEYK, from the coding sequence ATGAGCGCAACCTTTGCCACAATTGACTCCCCCCTCGGACGCATCGAGCTCACGAGCGACGGTGAAGCTATCACCTTCTTGAGCATCGAGGGTGTCGAGGGTTCTCCTCACGGGCGTCTTCAACACGGTGGTCGTCCGGGTACCCCTGATGCTGTCATCACCCAAGCGATCAAGGAACTGAGCGAATACTTCGCTGGCACACGAAAAGACTTTGATGTTCCAGTCAAACTTGTGGGAACGCCGTTCCAGCAAGCCATTTGGCACGAACTTCTGGCTATTCCTTATGGTGGCCACGCCTCCTATGGCGACCTGGCAACACGTGCGGGGAACCCCAAGGCAGCTCGTGCTGTGGGAGGCGCTGTGGGTGCAAACCCTGTGCCGATCATTGTTCCTTGCCACCGCATTCTTGCTGGCAACAGCAAGCTCACCGGCTACTCCGGTGGTTCTGGTGTTCCCACCAAGATTCAACTCTTGGACATTGAGGGCATCGAATACAAGTAA
- a CDS encoding aspartate aminotransferase family protein, giving the protein MHFTRQSVMHENGVPIIVKGDGHMITDIQGKSYIDGLSGLFVVQAGHGRKRLAEAAAKQAEELAFFPIWSYAHPSAIELADRLADYAPGDLNKVFFSTGGGEAVETAFKLAKQYWKKMGKPTKHKVISRSVAYHGTPQGALSITGIPAMKEMFEPLVPSTFRVPNTNFYRAEQHQDDLYAFGQWAANRIEEMIEFEGPDTVAAVFLEPVQNSGGAFAPPPGYMQRVREICDKHDVLMVSDEVICAFGRIGEMFACNAYGYVPDMITCAKGMTSGYSPIGATIISDKIYEPFSKGTSYFPHGYTFAGHPVSAAVALENLNIFEEEKLNENVRTNSPLFRAELEKLLDIPIVGDVRGDGYFFAIELVKDKATKETFNDDESERLLRGFLSKALYDAGLFCRADDRGDPVVQLAPPLTIGPKEFAEMREILEGVLKEGARIV; this is encoded by the coding sequence ATGCACTTCACTCGTCAGTCAGTGATGCACGAGAATGGTGTGCCCATCATCGTCAAGGGTGACGGTCACATGATCACGGACATTCAGGGCAAGAGCTACATCGACGGCCTTTCGGGTCTGTTCGTTGTCCAGGCCGGTCACGGACGCAAGCGCTTGGCTGAAGCTGCTGCAAAGCAAGCTGAAGAACTCGCCTTCTTCCCCATCTGGTCGTACGCACACCCTTCCGCAATTGAGCTTGCAGATCGTCTCGCTGACTACGCACCAGGCGATTTGAACAAGGTCTTCTTCTCCACCGGTGGTGGTGAAGCAGTTGAGACTGCGTTCAAGCTAGCTAAGCAGTACTGGAAGAAGATGGGTAAGCCCACCAAGCACAAGGTGATTTCTCGCTCGGTTGCTTACCACGGAACACCCCAGGGTGCTCTCTCCATCACAGGTATCCCTGCGATGAAGGAAATGTTTGAGCCCTTGGTTCCTTCAACCTTCCGCGTGCCCAACACCAACTTCTACCGTGCTGAACAGCACCAAGATGACCTTTATGCATTCGGTCAGTGGGCTGCTAACCGCATTGAAGAAATGATTGAGTTCGAAGGTCCCGACACTGTTGCAGCTGTCTTCCTCGAGCCCGTGCAGAACTCCGGTGGTGCATTTGCTCCACCTCCCGGATACATGCAGCGTGTCCGCGAAATCTGCGACAAGCACGATGTGCTCATGGTTTCCGATGAGGTTATTTGTGCCTTCGGTCGTATCGGTGAAATGTTTGCCTGCAACGCCTACGGTTATGTCCCCGACATGATCACCTGCGCCAAGGGTATGACCAGTGGTTACTCCCCTATCGGTGCAACCATCATCTCCGACAAGATTTATGAGCCCTTCTCCAAGGGAACCAGTTACTTCCCTCACGGTTACACCTTCGCAGGTCACCCCGTGTCAGCAGCTGTTGCTCTGGAAAACCTCAACATCTTCGAAGAAGAGAAGCTCAACGAGAACGTGCGCACCAACTCGCCACTGTTCCGCGCCGAGCTCGAGAAGCTGCTCGACATTCCCATCGTCGGTGACGTTCGTGGTGACGGATACTTCTTCGCTATCGAGCTCGTCAAGGACAAGGCAACCAAGGAAACCTTCAACGATGACGAGTCCGAACGTTTGCTCCGTGGATTCCTCTCCAAGGCCCTCTATGACGCAGGTCTGTTCTGTCGTGCAGATGACCGTGGAGACCCCGTTGTTCAGCTTGCACCACCGCTGACGATTGGTCCCAAGGAATTCGCAGAAATGCGTGAAATCCTTGAGGGTGTCCTCAAAGAGGGTGCTCGTATCGTCTAA
- a CDS encoding twin-arginine translocase TatA/TatE family subunit: MFGLTFEKLLIIGVIAVFVIGPERLPAYSAKFGQLVRKLKEMTTGAKERIKEELGDDFDEEEWKKLDPRQYDPRRIIREALLDDAPQSAPVIAPAVVAKKAVPRDANAATPFDIEAT, encoded by the coding sequence GTGTTTGGTTTGACCTTCGAGAAATTACTCATCATCGGGGTAATTGCTGTCTTCGTGATTGGTCCCGAACGCCTGCCTGCGTACTCCGCAAAATTTGGTCAGTTAGTGCGCAAGCTCAAAGAAATGACCACGGGCGCAAAAGAACGCATCAAAGAAGAACTCGGTGACGATTTTGATGAGGAAGAGTGGAAGAAACTCGACCCCCGCCAGTATGACCCCCGTCGTATTATCCGTGAGGCGCTTCTTGATGATGCACCTCAATCAGCCCCAGTCATTGCGCCTGCAGTAGTTGCGAAGAAAGCGGTACCTCGCGACGCAAATGCGGCTACCCCCTTCGATATCGAAGCTACCTAA
- a CDS encoding DNA-3-methyladenine glycosylase I produces the protein MAYKDLEIGEDGLARCGWVGTDPEYARYHDEEWGVKLLGDHKLFEKLSLEGFQAGLSWITILKRRPGFRDAFHNFDIDAVAAFTTDDVERLMRDERIIRNRAKIEATISNAQAVQQMIAQQPGALHDLIWSFQPLSRQRANACAGDEQVRYQTLAQVPAVTTESEQLSKALKRQGFKFVGATTMYALMQSGGLVDDHLAGCHRAV, from the coding sequence ATGGCTTATAAAGATCTCGAGATTGGCGAAGACGGCCTCGCTCGCTGTGGCTGGGTTGGAACTGATCCCGAATATGCTCGCTATCACGATGAAGAGTGGGGCGTGAAGCTTCTCGGTGATCACAAACTCTTCGAAAAGCTTTCTCTCGAAGGATTCCAAGCTGGTCTGAGCTGGATTACCATTTTGAAACGGCGACCAGGGTTTCGTGATGCATTTCACAACTTCGATATCGATGCCGTTGCTGCGTTCACTACTGATGATGTAGAACGCCTCATGCGTGATGAACGCATCATTCGTAATCGAGCAAAGATCGAAGCGACCATTTCTAATGCGCAGGCAGTACAGCAGATGATTGCGCAGCAACCAGGTGCGCTCCATGATCTCATCTGGTCATTTCAACCACTGTCGAGGCAGCGCGCAAATGCGTGTGCTGGAGATGAGCAGGTGCGCTACCAAACTTTGGCACAAGTTCCTGCTGTAACAACAGAATCAGAACAGCTGAGCAAAGCCCTCAAAAGGCAGGGGTTTAAGTTTGTGGGAGCAACCACGATGTATGCGCTGATGCAATCTGGCGGTCTCGTTGACGATCACTTGGCGGGCTGCCACAGAGCAGTTTAG
- a CDS encoding Lrp/AsnC family transcriptional regulator encodes MNSKSRTAQLDEVSKAIIEQLQEDGRRSYAEIGKAVGLSEAAVRQRVQKLTDAGVMQVVAVTDPMQLGFYRQAMIGLRCSGDTRAIADQLSAMKSVDYVVLTAGSFDIMAEVVCESDDDLINLLNEQIRKLEGVVSTETFVYLKLHKQLYNWGTR; translated from the coding sequence ATGAACTCTAAGTCACGTACCGCACAACTTGATGAGGTATCCAAGGCCATCATCGAGCAGTTACAGGAGGACGGACGCAGGTCTTACGCCGAAATCGGTAAGGCTGTCGGTCTTTCTGAAGCAGCTGTGCGCCAACGTGTCCAAAAGCTCACAGACGCAGGCGTCATGCAAGTAGTCGCCGTGACAGATCCCATGCAATTGGGTTTCTACCGTCAAGCAATGATTGGTTTGCGCTGTTCAGGTGATACCCGAGCAATTGCTGACCAATTGTCCGCCATGAAGTCAGTTGATTATGTCGTGCTCACGGCAGGATCATTCGACATCATGGCTGAAGTTGTCTGCGAATCGGATGATGATTTGATCAATCTTCTGAATGAGCAGATCCGAAAGCTTGAGGGCGTTGTTTCAACCGAAACATTCGTATACCTCAAGCTCCACAAACAGTTATACAACTGGGGAACGCGATAA